The following DNA comes from Scyliorhinus canicula chromosome 26, sScyCan1.1, whole genome shotgun sequence.
GGATGAGGTTTTTGTGTGGAGTGGGAAGGTGAGCAGGGATCCCAGCACGGAGcagtggggccgaatggcctgtttgcgTGCTGTAGACTCAGCCGAACTCAGTATAATTCTGCTGCAGGCAGCACGTCCGTTAACAGGTCGGCCGCCACCAGCGAAGGTAAAAAGGGTTTGCAGAGCACACACGCGGAGATGCGTATCAGAGTTCCACCTTCTGGCCGTGTGCCACGGTGTCCTGGTCGACTTTCTCCAGCTGCCAGTACCAGCGGTGATGGGCGAGGAGAGCGGTGTTCTTGGCAGAGATGGCCATCATCTCCATGGTGCTGGCGGCCCACTCCACGGCATTGAGGTGGTATAGATGCCGGTGGAGGATGAAGGGCGAGGCCTCGTCACTCGGGCTGTAGCGAGGGTGGGCCAGCCAGCGAGCCTCACGCACCGCCTGGGGGGAGGCGACGAGGCGGCTCACCTCTGCCGCGGCCAGAGGCTCGGGCGACAGGAGCCTCCAGACACGGGCGCAGGATGGGGGTTGGCGGTCCGGCTCAGCCGTGACGGGCACCGCGACGCTGGCAGCCAGGATGAGGCTGCCCGCGTGCGCGGTGGTGGCGATGGCGGTGGGTCGGAACGGCTCGGAGTGTTTCTGTCCAAAATAAGAAGCGTTTAAGCATCCCGCCACCAGTGTGACAACCTTTTCTTGATAACGGCTGGAGTGCACGCTGATTGGCTGGGCAGGATCGTGGAAACGGATTGGTGACTTGCCTGGGTGCAGGGCAGTGGCCAAGATAACCAGGTCGTACGTATTGTGACCAGCAACTGAGCCCTCGGTGTAATTCACTTCGTAGAGGTGAACAAACTCGCCTGCAAACAACAGACAGCATGTCATGATTcaaaacacacaacacagacactTTTTCTATTCTGTGTACATCACGAGGACAGCAACCTGTGCCTTTAATAGACAAAGCCAATCACAAGGAACTCACCAGAGCATAGCGCCAAACTATACCGCCGCACATTAAGACAAAGGACGAACAACCTCGTCACGGAGGTACGATTTAAATGAGCAGAGTTAGAGAGGTCCGGGGTTAGCGAGGGAATGTCAGAGCTGAGGGCCCAGGCACCGGAAGGGATTTACACCAGGGTATTGACCGCAGGTTGCAGTGCTTACTATCGGGGTCAGCACATGCTGCAAATAGTCAACCTGTGCAGAGcacgcacccacacacagcaaccaGTTCAGACCTGTGGGCTGAGGGGGTTGATGTTGCGCAggagaccctctgacagtgcagcactccctcagtactggccctctgacagtgcagcactccctcagtactgaccctctgacagtgcagcattccctcagtactgaccctctgacagtgcagcactccctcagtactgaccctctgacagtgccgcactccctcagtactgaccctctgacagtgcggcactccctcagtactgaccctctgacagtgcggggctccctcagtactgatcctctgacagtgcagcactccctcagtactgacccgctgacagtgcggcactccctcagtgctggtccactgaccagatgatggcgccggagcgaggcgactctctgcaggctctccccaatagatccacttttaactttatttatactcgttctaaccttttaaaaattaattctaaagctctcatgtattttcttgaattctgttcaattcccttttcttcccatgtactgaatgatctgttgagctgcttgcagaaaaatacttttcactgtacctcggtacacgtgacaataaacaaatccaatccaatccctctgacagtgcagcactccctcagtactgaccctctgacagtgcggcactccctcagtactgaccctctgactatgCGGCACTCCCTTGGTTCTGACCCTGTGACAAtgtagcacaccctcagtactgaccctctgacagtgcagcactccctcagtactgaccctctgacagtgcggcactccctcagtactgaccctctgacagtgcggcactccctcagtactgaccctctgacagtgcagcactccctcagtactgaccctctgacagtgcagcactccctcagtactgaccctctgacagcgcggcactccctcagtactgaccctctgacagtgcggcactccctcagtactgaccctctgacaagtgcggcactccctcagtactgaccctctgacagtgcagcagtccctcagtactgaccctctgacagtgcggcactccctcagtactgaccctctgacaatgcagcactccctcagtactgaccctctgacagtgcggcactccctcagtactgaccctctgacagtgcggcactccctcagcactgaccctctgacagtgcggcattccctcagtactgaccctctgacagcgcggcactgcctcagtactgaccctctgacagtgcagcactccctcagtactgaccctctgacagtgcggcactccctcagtactgaccctctgacagtgcggcactccctcagtactgaccctctgacagtgcggcactccctcagtactgaccctctgacagtgcagcactccctcactactgaccctctgacagtgcggagctccctcagtactgaccctctgacagtgcggcactccctcagtactgaccctctgacagtgcggcactccctcagtactgaccctctgacagtgcggcactccctcagtactacccctctgacagtgcggcactccctcagtactgaccctctgacagtgcggcactccctcagtactgaccctctgacagtgcggcactccctcagctactgaccctctgacagtgtggcactccctcagtactgaccctctcacagtgcggcactccctcagtactgaccctctgacagcgcggcactgcctcagtactgaccctctgacagtgcagcactccctcagtactgaccctctgacagtgcggcactccctcagtactgaccctctgacagtgcagcactccctcagtactgaccctctgacagtgcagcactccctcagtactgaccctctgacagtgcagcactccctcagcactgaccctctgacagtgcagcactccctcagcactgaccctctgacagtgcggcactccctcagcactgaccctctgacagtgcggcattccctcagtactgaacttctgacagtgcagcactccctcagcactgacctctgccaatgcggcattccctcagtactgaccctctgacagtgcagcactccctcagtactgaccctctgacagtgcggcactccctcagtactgaccctctgacagtgcagcactccctcagtactgaccgtctgacagtgcggcactccctcagtactgaccctctgacagtgcagcactccctcagtactccccctctgacagtgcggcactccctcagtactgaccctctgacagtgcagcactccctcagtactgaccctctgacagtgcagcactccctcagtactgaccctctgacagtgcagcactccctcagtactgaccctctgacagtgcagcactccctcagcactgaccctctgacagtgcggcactccctcagcactgaccctctgacagtgcggcattccctcagtactgaacttctgacagtgcagcactccctcagcactgaccctctgccagtgcggcattccctcagtactgaccctctgacagtgcagcactccctcagtactgaccctctgacagtgcggcactccctcagtactgaccctctgacagtgcagcactccctcagtactgaccgtctgacagtgcggcactccctcagtaccgaccctctgacagtgcggcactccctcagtactgaccctctgacagtgcggcactccctcagtactgaccctctgacagtgcagcactccctcagtactccccctctgacagtgcggcactccctcagtactcaccctctgacagtgcggcactccctcagtactgaccctctgacagtgcggcactccctcagtactgaccctctgacagtgcagcgattcctcaatactgaccctctggcagtgcagcactccctcagtactgaccctctgacagtgcagcactccctcagtactgaccctctgacagtgcggcactctctcagtactgaccctctgacagtgcggcactctctcagtattgaccctctgacagtgcagcacaccctcagtactgaccctctgacagtgcggcgctccctcagtactgaccctctgacagtgcggcactccctcagtactgaccctctgacagtgcagcactccctcagtactgaccctctgacagtgcagcactccctcagtactgaccctctgacagtgcggcactccctcagcactgaccctctgacagtgcagcactccctcagcactgaccctcccacagtgcggcactccctcagtactgaccctctgacagtgcggcactccctcagtactgaccctctgacagtgcggcattccctcagtactgaccctctgacagtgcggcactccctcagtactgaccctctgacagtgcggcactccctcagtactgaccctctgacagtgcggcactccctcagtactgaccctctgacagtgcggcactccctcagtactgaccctctgacagtgcggaactccctcagtaatgaccctcagCGTTTGAGACTCACCGTTACGTTGAGGCCTCCTCTTGCTGTGTATCGAGGTGACTGTGCCTTTGATGAGATTAACTTTGGCTGCATACAGCAAACCAGAGCAAACCAGTTTGTTGCCACCTCCGACCGTCCAAAGGTCCGAGTCAGCCCTGAGGAGCGAGATCATACCTGTTGCAGAGAAATGGACATGAATCTGACCTTGGGCACAGAGGTTCCAtggggaggaagtgggaggggggctgcTTTTCAGGGAGTTGGTGATTCTGGCCTGCGTGCTGACAATGACTGACTCAGTCCGCTCTTTGCTGTTGAAGATTTGATTGACAGTCTTGTGCTCTCTCAAGCCacaggatgtctcaaagtgctgcGGGTGAAAGAGTCTCGGTGCTCAGTCTCTGTTGTAATTTttatgcacagtaagatcccacaacgGCGATGAGCTGATGACCGGATAATCTGTTTCTCGTGCTGTGGATTTTTGGCCAGGGCACGGGGGGCCTACTCTTCCTCAAACCACGACCCAGAACTTGTACTTCCACGCGGGAGGTGGGAATCTGTTCAAAGCAGCGAGGAGACTTTCCTGCTCTTGTCTCTGGCATGGGATTGGAAGCAATAAGCTCAGCGTTTAGAAGGCAGGCTCAGCCGACACAGCCGGGTTAGTCAGCACGTACGCAGCCTCAGCTCCTGTACCTGGAGCGAAGCCAACGAGGGGGCCTGATCAAGGAGACTAGGCCTCCCATTCCTTCAGCTCGGTCAGAAAAACACCAAGTTAcaccggcattggaggcagtccaggtaAGGTTAACTCCGGTGACCCCGGGCTGGAGGGATATTTTTTATGAGGTTAAGTGGGCTGCAGTTTAGGAGAACGaggggcgaccttattgagacgtaTCGGATTCtcggggggtttgacagggtcgatgctgagagggtgtttccccttgtgggagagtctaggaccagagggcagaatctcagagtgaggggggtcgcccatttcagacagagatgaggaggaatctcttctctccgaggggagtgaatctgtggaattcttcaccgcagagagctgtagaggccggggcgTTAAAGTATGTTCAAGGTTAAGGCAGACAGCGAGGGAatcgagggggatggggagaaggcgggaaagtgcagttgaggatcagtcatgatttcattgaatgatggagcagactcgatgggccgaatggcctatttctgctcccgcGACTTCCGGCCTTGTGGTTTAAGTTAGAAATGGCATCTCCGAGATACAGGCTTCGGCCTAGAATCCTGCTCCCGTTAGCCTGGAGGGAGGCAGATGGAATGCAGTGCGGCCAGTCACTGACAGGAGAAACGCACCATCTGTTTTGTTGAAAAAAAGGTGTGAAACCTGTTCATGTTGGTGCCCAGGAGGACTTGAGGAGCAGAGCGAGAGGTGAGCTCATTGAAACGTGGAAAATTGTGAAGCGGCCTTGAGGGGGTGGACCCTGAGAGGGTGGGGAAGCTGGGACAGACTCAGGACCAGGGACTGAGACCAGGGGACATTCCTTGAAAGGGTGGTGAAGCTTTGGGATTCTCTCTCCCAGAGggctccgggagctccgacactCAGGACACTCGGGATTGAGGCGGACGAAGTTTTGATCGGTCAGGGAGCCGAGGATTCTGGGGTCCAGGCAGCGAAGTGGAGTGAAGGGCCCGGTTTAGAGCAGCCCCGATCGGACAGGATGGCTTGAGGGCCCTGTGAGGTCGCCTCCACCTCCTATTTCTTCTGCCCTGGTGTCCCGGCTGCCTCCCAGGGCGAATCCCTCCTGTGAGCTGGGAAGGCTAAAGCTTGAGGGCTGGCAGCCTGGAAAAAAGGGGAGGCCCCTCCACTACCAACACTACCAACCACTGACCCGCAGCTGGAATTAATTCTGGACACGGAACCCGCGGCTGGAAAACGTGACGGGAAAATCTGGTGGGTGCCAGGCCTGGTTGGGCGAGTCTGGGTGGGCAGGACAGGCCCCTGAACTTGAACGAAAAGCCAGAACAGTTGCCTTGTCCCACTTGCCAAAGGGACAGAGGAGGCCAAAGTGTACCAGGCCGCCAACTGAGAGCTGGTGGGTCGGACAGGGCCAGCAGCAAAGCTCAGCCACACAAACCTGGTCATTTAGGGGGACTATCCAAGGCCTGTGAGAGACCGAGATCAGCCGCCGACCATCCTCACAGGGCAACTcctgtggtctggcccgcgacgtCAATATTGCGACCACcatacagtgggggggggggggcgattgcaCGTACCCACAAAGGCATTGATGTTCACACTCTGGCCAGAGCTGAGACGCAGGACGGGAGTGATCATCTCGTTCAGGAATCGTTGGCCAATGCCAACGTTCTGCAAGGCTTCATCGATGGAATGTCTGGTCATCTGCGCCAACCCGTCCCCTCCAACGGCGTGCAGGAGCCTTTCCACGGTTGTGAAGCAGTAACCACCAGACTGAAACTGGTAAATCCTGTACGAgaagcacagacacacaccttTCAACGTCTACACCAACTTAGATAGCAAAAGGAGGAAAATCacaccagagagagggagggagggggaggggggagagagagacggaggggggagatgggggggggggggaagggagggggagagagagagagacggaggggggagggagaggggggagggggagagagagagagagagagagagagacggaggggggagagggggggggggagagagggggggagggagagagagagggagggaaggacgggggagggggagagagagacggaggggggagataggggggaagggagggggagagagggagggagggacgggggagagagacagagggggcgagagaggggggaagggagggggagagagaaagagacggagggggggagagagggggggaagggagggaagggagggggagaggggggaggggggagagagagagagacggagggggggagagagggtggaagggagggggagagggggggagggggagagagagacggagagggggggagggagagagagggggggagggagagagaggggggagagaggggggagggagagagagggagggaagatgggggaggggagggagagagagggagggagggggagagaggggggaagggagggggagagagagacggagggggagagagggagggaagatggagggagggggagagagggagacggaggggggagagggggggagagggggagagagagaaagacggagggggagagagagagggagagggagggaaggagggggagggggagagagaggagggagggggagatggggggaagggagggggagaggggagggggagggagagaggggaggggagagagagagagacggaggggagagagggggggagggagagagagggagggaagatgggggagagagggagacggaggggggagagggggagagagagaaagacggagggggagagagagagggagagagggggaggggggagagggagggagggggggattggcatGAGTTGAAAAGGAGCTCCTGCCTCCCGTTGCCAACGTGATGTACCTCATGAACCTGTGCAGGTAACGTTCCACCCACATCTTCACCCGCAGGTAGTCGAAGCCGTATCGCCAGACCAGCTTGATGGCGTTGACAATGAACCAATCGCTGTCCTCAAACACAAACTCCTCACCGTCATACACTGCCTGCACCTCATTGGGCAGCTGCAGTTCCTTCAATCCTGAAACCAGCCAATTACACACACACCTTACAGCAAGCAAACCACTCGGCCCAAACagcccctgctgcccctgatgatGCTGctgctccccacccacccacccaaacccGCTCCTTCTAAtcatttctccctcatgtgtttgtcCAGATTCCCCTGAAACACATTGACACTCTCCACCTCTGCCACTTGCTGTGGTAGCGGCTTCCACATTCTAACTGccccctctgggtgaagatatttctcctgaattcccggtTGGATTTACtgcggcagcacggcggcacagtggttagcactgttgcctcacagtgccagggtcccaggttcgattcccggctgggtcactgtctgtgtggagtctgcacgtcctcccctgtgtctgcgtgggtttcctccgggtgctccggtttcctcccacagtccaaagatgtgcagattgggtggattggccatgatcaattatcCCTTATTGTCCATTAATTAAgggggtgttatggggatagggcggcgagtggaccttgggtagggggctctttcagagagtcggggcagattcgatgggccgaatggcctccttctgcactgtcggcatCCTCCGGTCCACGACTCTCATTGCGTTCTGTTCCCCCTGAAAAGTGTCAGCCCCTTCTCCACGATAATCCTGTCAAACGCTCCCACCATCCTGAAGATCTCTACTGCCACGTTCCAGCGTGTGAGTAAGTTCTATCCTCCCTCTATTTCACAAGGGGATTGGGTGTGTTCTTGAAAAAGTCTAACTTggcgggactggggggggggggggggggggggggggggcgtgcggctGAGTGGCTGTGTGGTTCTATCAGGTCAACCCCTCAGTACAGGAAGGCTGtactgggggtgggctgggggaggggcagcaatccggtgtccccctcccccccccccccccccccccccaaccccaccttggGTAAAGAATGGCCAACGTGCTAAGTGACCAGAGTTGGCCTGGTACTGGATGAACTATGACCCAGCAAGGCCAAGAC
Coding sequences within:
- the LOC119957515 gene encoding prenylcysteine oxidase-like — its product is MLELNLFFHSVWLSIAIAVTDIPPPQSIAVIGAGIGGSAAAHFLRQQFGGDVRIDVYESEEVGGRLATASIDGQDYEVGATAIHPLNLYMKGFAQMLGLKELQLPNEVQAVYDGEEFVFEDSDWFIVNAIKLVWRYGFDYLRVKMWVERYLHRFMRIYQFQSGGYCFTTVERLLHAVGGDGLAQMTRHSIDEALQNVGIGQRFLNEMITPVLRLSSGQSVNINAFVGMISLLRADSDLWTVGGGNKLVCSGLLYAAKVNLIKGTVTSIHSKRRPQRNGEFVHLYEVNYTEGSVAGHNTYDLVILATALHPGKSPIRFHDPAQPISVHSSRYQEKVVTLVAGCLNASYFGQKHSEPFRPTAIATTAHAGSLILAASVAVPVTAEPDRQPPSCARVWRLLSPEPLAAAEVSRLVASPQAVREARWLAHPRYSPSDEASPFILHRHLYHLNAVEWAASTMEMMAISAKNTALLAHHRWYWQLEKVDQDTVAHGQKVEL